From a single Pseudomonas sp. A34-9 genomic region:
- a CDS encoding phage tail protein I yields the protein MRSLLPLNSTPLERAIEATFAETTLIPLRTLYNPDTCPVHLLPHLAWAWSVDRWDPAWSEAVKRAAIKASFYIHKHKGTIGALRRVVEPLGYLIEVLEWWQGVPEGVPGTFALKVGVLDTGITEEMYLELERLIDDAKPVSRQLTGLAISLETQGNLNISVALYEGDVIDVYPPVMRDIEVTGSFGVVGREHSVDTLDVYQ from the coding sequence ATGCGCAGTCTTTTGCCGCTCAACAGCACCCCCTTGGAGCGAGCTATCGAGGCGACGTTTGCCGAGACCACGCTGATTCCGTTGCGCACGCTATACAACCCCGACACCTGTCCTGTGCACCTGCTGCCACATCTGGCCTGGGCCTGGTCAGTTGATCGCTGGGATCCTGCGTGGTCGGAAGCGGTCAAGCGTGCCGCGATCAAGGCCTCGTTCTACATCCACAAGCACAAGGGCACTATCGGCGCATTACGCCGAGTAGTCGAACCGCTGGGTTACCTGATCGAGGTGCTGGAGTGGTGGCAAGGCGTACCGGAAGGCGTGCCGGGTACCTTCGCGCTGAAGGTCGGTGTACTCGACACCGGCATCACCGAGGAGATGTACCTCGAACTGGAACGCCTGATTGATGACGCCAAACCGGTCAGCCGGCAACTGACCGGCCTCGCCATCAGCCTCGAAACCCAGGGCAACTTGAACATCAGTGTCGCTCTGTACGAGGGCGACGTAATCGACGTTTACCCGCCAGTGATGCGTGACATCGAAGTCACCGGCAGCTTTGGCGTGGTCGGGCGCGAACACTCCGTAGACACTCTGGACGTTTACCAATGA
- a CDS encoding baseplate J/gp47 family protein — protein MSTLVDLTELPPPDVLEPLDFEEVYGEAVNVFRSYMGDNWTAALESDPVTKLLEVGSYIKVGNRARVNDAAKAQFLAYAIGADLDQLAANVNLKRLVIQAADPLAVPPVAAVMESHDALRERVQMAYEGLTTAGPRNSYILHARNASALVADATAESPAPACVDVTVLGLEGDGAVGSELLALVAMAVNDDDVRPVGDRVTVRGAEILPYRIDAVLHMKGTGPENDAALAEAIKRLAAWINPRRRLGVEVARSGVDAQLHVAGVARVELKDWKDLKPTKAQAAYCTDCTVVLGG, from the coding sequence ATGAGTACGCTGGTGGATCTGACCGAACTGCCCCCACCGGATGTGCTAGAGCCTCTGGACTTCGAAGAAGTGTACGGCGAAGCGGTGAACGTGTTTCGCAGTTACATGGGCGACAACTGGACGGCGGCACTGGAGAGCGATCCGGTGACCAAGCTGCTGGAGGTCGGCAGTTACATCAAGGTCGGCAACCGAGCGCGGGTCAACGATGCGGCGAAGGCTCAATTTCTGGCCTATGCCATCGGGGCCGACCTTGATCAACTGGCCGCCAACGTTAATCTGAAGCGCCTGGTCATTCAGGCAGCGGATCCCTTGGCCGTTCCGCCGGTCGCGGCGGTGATGGAGTCGCACGATGCTTTGCGCGAGCGGGTGCAGATGGCGTACGAGGGATTGACCACAGCAGGGCCACGCAACAGCTACATCCTGCATGCCCGTAACGCCTCGGCACTGGTCGCCGATGCAACGGCTGAAAGCCCGGCGCCGGCCTGTGTCGACGTGACGGTGCTGGGCCTGGAAGGGGACGGCGCGGTTGGGTCGGAGCTGCTGGCCTTGGTCGCTATGGCTGTGAATGACGACGATGTGCGCCCGGTCGGTGACCGGGTCACGGTACGCGGCGCCGAGATCCTGCCGTACCGGATTGATGCGGTGCTGCACATGAAAGGCACCGGCCCAGAAAACGATGCCGCGCTGGCCGAAGCCATCAAGCGATTGGCGGCGTGGATCAACCCTCGCCGCCGTTTGGGCGTCGAAGTTGCGCGCTCCGGTGTCGACGCGCAGCTGCACGTAGCGGGTGTCGCGCGCGTCGAACTCAAAGACTGGAAAGATCTGAAACCGACCAAGGCGCAGGCGGCGTACTGCACCGATTGCACCGTCGTGTTGGGAGGTTGA
- a CDS encoding phage portal protein, translating to MARQFPALSRSGFLLPSNIKASYEGAGEGRRSASWDATDDGINSINTPALRNLRARSRAAVRNDPYAANAINKRVSNLIGTGITPRPKVKDEALRNLLQELWDDWADESDADGLCDFYGQQALVARTVETAGECFVRLRPRSLDEGLVVPLQLQTLAPEFVPHDKFEMTKTGNIIRAGIEFNPAGKRVAYWMYRSHPRDASSLNSGYNQLVRVPASQVLHIFEPLEPGQLRGVPRMSPVLKRLRSLDNYDDAVLFRQEVSNLFAGFIKRPSPDMGQAPRDPVTGQLITADRDGFTPMVALEPGTMQELGAGEEVEFSKPPDAGNNYPDFMRQQLMAAAAGSDTPYEILTGDMKGINDRALRVVLNEFRRRLEQLQFNVYIHQICRPVRAAWLDMAVLSGVIELPDYAKRRREFLRTRWVPQGWAYIQPVQDVQARMLEVNAGFGSRSEMCLRTGYDSETVDAENAADAQRARDLRLNYRTLVEIDTEHDDQEKP from the coding sequence ATGGCTCGACAATTCCCGGCGCTCTCACGTAGCGGATTCTTGCTGCCATCGAACATCAAGGCCAGCTACGAAGGCGCCGGGGAGGGTCGCCGATCTGCCAGCTGGGACGCCACCGACGATGGCATCAACAGCATCAACACCCCGGCGCTGCGCAACCTGCGTGCCCGCTCACGGGCGGCGGTGCGCAATGACCCGTATGCGGCCAACGCCATCAACAAGCGGGTCAGCAACCTGATCGGCACCGGCATCACGCCACGCCCAAAGGTCAAAGACGAAGCACTGCGCAACCTGCTGCAGGAACTATGGGACGACTGGGCTGACGAGTCGGATGCCGACGGTCTGTGCGACTTCTACGGCCAGCAGGCGCTGGTGGCTCGCACCGTGGAAACGGCGGGCGAGTGTTTTGTCCGCTTGCGTCCGCGCAGTCTGGACGAAGGCTTGGTAGTGCCGCTGCAGTTGCAGACCCTGGCGCCGGAATTCGTACCGCACGACAAGTTCGAGATGACCAAGACCGGCAACATCATCCGTGCCGGAATCGAGTTCAACCCGGCCGGCAAGCGCGTGGCTTACTGGATGTACCGCTCGCACCCGCGTGATGCGTCGTCGCTCAACAGCGGCTACAACCAACTGGTGCGCGTACCGGCCAGCCAAGTACTGCACATCTTCGAACCGCTGGAACCGGGGCAGTTGCGCGGCGTGCCGCGCATGTCGCCGGTACTCAAGCGCCTGCGCAGTCTCGACAACTACGACGATGCGGTGCTGTTCCGGCAGGAAGTTTCCAACCTGTTCGCCGGCTTCATCAAGCGCCCGTCGCCTGACATGGGACAGGCGCCGCGTGATCCCGTCACTGGTCAACTGATTACTGCTGATCGCGACGGCTTCACACCGATGGTGGCACTCGAACCCGGCACGATGCAGGAGCTGGGCGCAGGTGAGGAGGTCGAGTTCTCCAAACCACCGGATGCCGGCAACAACTACCCGGACTTCATGCGGCAGCAACTGATGGCAGCTGCAGCGGGTTCCGACACGCCCTACGAGATCCTCACGGGCGACATGAAAGGGATCAACGACCGTGCGCTGCGCGTCGTGCTCAACGAGTTCCGGCGCCGCCTCGAACAACTGCAATTCAACGTCTACATCCACCAGATTTGCCGGCCGGTCCGCGCTGCTTGGCTGGACATGGCGGTATTGAGCGGCGTGATCGAGTTGCCGGACTACGCCAAGCGTCGTCGCGAATTTCTGCGCACCCGCTGGGTGCCTCAAGGCTGGGCCTACATCCAGCCGGTGCAGGACGTGCAGGCGCGAATGCTTGAGGTCAATGCCGGGTTCGGTTCGCGCAGTGAGATGTGTCTGCGAACCGGTTACGACTCCGAAACGGTCGACGCGGAAAACGCCGCCGACGCTCAACGTGCCCGCGACTTGCGCCTCAATTACCGAACGCTCGTCGAGATTGATACTGAACACGACGACCAGGAGAAACCATGA
- a CDS encoding phage baseplate assembly protein V encodes MSSGYVAAQHDRMLAGLVKDCYVVAVDLAASPPMCRVSDGEWVSGWVRWHSVAAGKARHWRAPSLDEQGTLISASGDVAQGTFIPGLYGNGGPPPDNRDHVEVWRFDDGGSLVYDWQANSYTITLPSGTVTIKVGSTQAEFTDNAVSVKSGTINLEGAVNIKGPVNIDGPLHATQSITSDADILATGQSDNHHKH; translated from the coding sequence ATGAGTTCAGGTTACGTCGCGGCCCAGCACGACCGCATGCTCGCCGGCCTGGTCAAGGATTGCTACGTGGTGGCGGTGGATCTCGCTGCGTCACCCCCAATGTGCAGAGTCTCGGACGGTGAGTGGGTCAGCGGCTGGGTGCGCTGGCACAGCGTTGCAGCTGGCAAGGCGCGGCACTGGCGGGCGCCGAGTCTCGACGAGCAGGGCACCCTGATCAGTGCCAGCGGCGACGTGGCGCAAGGCACGTTCATTCCTGGTCTTTACGGCAATGGTGGCCCTCCACCAGACAACCGCGACCACGTCGAGGTCTGGCGTTTCGATGATGGAGGCTCACTGGTCTACGACTGGCAGGCCAATAGTTACACCATCACCTTGCCGAGCGGTACGGTCACGATCAAGGTCGGATCGACCCAGGCCGAATTCACCGACAACGCTGTCAGCGTGAAGTCCGGAACGATCAATCTGGAGGGCGCCGTGAACATCAAAGGGCCGGTCAACATCGACGGCCCTCTGCACGCGACACAGAGCATCACCAGTGATGCCGACATTCTGGCCACCGGCCAAAGTGACAACCACCACAAGCACTAA
- a CDS encoding terminase small subunit yields MTEPTYLSKSAFAARIGRAPSYITWLKKNNRLVLSPDGKLVDVQASEVLIRDTADPSKAAVADRHQQDRIQRDVYSQLSTQTEPTTTAAPPQVLTGDGKLPDFQKARALREHNMAKLAEIELGKAQGSLVSKEAVETGAYNAGRLLRDQLFGPLPQLSHDLAAMTDPWLIEKHLTATFRRTLEEAERLSSADLEHAMTTD; encoded by the coding sequence ATGACAGAACCAACTTACCTGTCGAAAAGCGCCTTCGCGGCGCGGATCGGCCGGGCACCGAGCTACATCACCTGGTTGAAAAAAAACAACCGACTGGTGCTGTCGCCGGACGGAAAACTGGTGGACGTTCAGGCCAGCGAAGTGTTGATTCGCGACACCGCCGACCCGAGCAAAGCCGCCGTCGCTGATCGGCACCAACAAGACCGGATTCAGCGTGACGTTTACAGCCAACTGTCGACCCAGACCGAGCCGACTACCACGGCTGCGCCGCCGCAGGTGCTTACCGGCGACGGCAAGCTTCCCGACTTCCAGAAGGCCCGCGCTCTGCGTGAGCACAACATGGCCAAGCTGGCGGAGATCGAACTGGGCAAAGCCCAAGGCTCGCTGGTCTCTAAGGAGGCGGTCGAAACCGGTGCCTACAACGCCGGCCGATTGCTGCGCGATCAACTATTCGGGCCGTTGCCGCAACTGTCCCATGATCTTGCGGCCATGACCGATCCCTGGCTGATCGAAAAACACCTGACAGCCACCTTCCGTCGAACGCTGGAAGAAGCCGAGCGGCTCTCTTCGGCAGATCTTGAACACGCAATGACAACGGACTGA
- a CDS encoding GPW/gp25 family protein, with amino-acid sequence MIGMDRHTGQPISGIEHLRQSVADILGTPLLSRRERPEYGSKLRRMVDLPINEGWKSAAQAEAVRALRQWEPRLKVERIVVTSVLGGKINFRISGEYLGERGTLEVWV; translated from the coding sequence ATGATCGGAATGGATCGCCACACCGGGCAACCCATCTCCGGCATCGAGCATTTACGCCAGTCCGTTGCGGACATTCTCGGCACGCCGTTGCTGAGCCGCCGCGAGCGTCCGGAGTACGGCAGCAAACTGCGGCGCATGGTCGACCTGCCCATCAACGAAGGCTGGAAGAGCGCCGCTCAAGCGGAAGCTGTCCGGGCATTGCGTCAATGGGAGCCGCGATTGAAGGTTGAGCGCATCGTAGTCACCTCGGTGCTAGGTGGGAAAATCAATTTCAGAATCAGCGGCGAGTATCTCGGTGAGCGCGGCACGTTGGAGGTGTGGGTATGA
- a CDS encoding head maturation protease, ClpP-related encodes MKPPFHLRIFNKLDGQLPVQDKHWYSLRASGEAEQRTIEVYVYGEIGTWGITANQFVRDLAALDDGTSPIVVAFNSIGGDLFDGLAIHNALSRLGERCTGRVDALAASAASVAVCGAHRVVIAENAALMIHNPWTYASGDAEDMRKVATALDQALELIITAYKAKAPDIDEVELRRLVNAETWLTAREAVALGLADEVGDGVQIKACLGQGTVMQKYQRTPQALLDLLNELTKPTEPVVDKPEPSATGANAAALALLITQSCTQAGISNLIEPLIAATKLVDEATVQAAITQAKSIRDLCVAARLPEFAVEFVQAGLDTGAVRARLFDKVVGKGGGFEIDNSLPQNEDPAPKIQAKQPDPPSIWAARQAAQSQAFKGVRP; translated from the coding sequence ATGAAACCGCCGTTCCATCTACGAATCTTCAACAAACTGGATGGGCAACTGCCCGTGCAAGACAAACACTGGTACAGCCTCCGGGCCAGCGGTGAAGCCGAACAGCGCACTATCGAGGTGTACGTCTACGGCGAGATCGGCACCTGGGGTATTACGGCCAATCAGTTCGTGCGTGACCTGGCCGCGCTGGATGACGGTACTTCACCGATTGTAGTTGCGTTCAACAGCATCGGCGGCGACCTGTTCGACGGCCTGGCCATTCATAACGCCCTGTCGCGTCTGGGAGAACGCTGCACCGGTCGTGTGGATGCCCTGGCTGCCAGTGCCGCGAGCGTTGCAGTCTGCGGCGCTCATCGAGTGGTAATCGCTGAAAACGCCGCACTGATGATCCACAACCCGTGGACTTATGCCTCGGGTGATGCCGAGGATATGCGCAAGGTAGCGACCGCGTTGGATCAAGCGCTGGAACTCATCATCACGGCCTACAAGGCCAAGGCGCCGGATATCGACGAGGTAGAGTTGCGGCGCCTGGTCAATGCAGAAACCTGGCTGACGGCTCGCGAAGCGGTGGCCCTTGGATTGGCCGATGAAGTCGGCGACGGAGTGCAAATCAAGGCGTGTCTGGGGCAGGGCACGGTCATGCAGAAATACCAGCGCACGCCCCAGGCGCTGCTGGATCTGCTCAACGAACTCACGAAACCGACCGAGCCGGTGGTCGACAAGCCTGAGCCATCGGCAACTGGTGCGAATGCAGCGGCGCTGGCTCTGCTGATCACCCAGTCATGCACTCAGGCCGGTATCAGTAACTTGATCGAACCGCTGATTGCAGCGACCAAGCTGGTTGACGAAGCGACTGTGCAGGCCGCGATCACCCAGGCCAAGTCGATCCGCGATCTTTGCGTTGCTGCCCGGCTGCCAGAGTTTGCGGTGGAGTTTGTACAGGCCGGACTGGACACCGGTGCCGTGCGTGCGCGGCTCTTCGATAAGGTCGTAGGGAAAGGCGGGGGCTTCGAGATCGACAACAGTCTGCCGCAGAACGAAGACCCGGCTCCCAAAATTCAAGCCAAGCAACCCGATCCGCCATCCATTTGGGCGGCGCGTCAGGCCGCTCAATCTCAAGCCTTTAAAGGAGTAAGACCATGA
- a CDS encoding major capsid protein, producing MADIAIFDDEAFSVDSLTAALNDQPYLPGRISALGLFREEGITTLTVQIEKDGDTLALVPAGERGTSGLVVAGSKRTLIPFNTVHLPERFTIKADEIQGIRAFGTRTELQAVQDVVNARLAKARRQLDATHEFQRMGALNGQILDADGKTVLLDLYDRFGVDRQKLSMGLADSSTELRVKCGEALDMQEDALGSVTSTGSRAFCGKNFWNKLIVHKSVKETYLNSQQAAALRGDARESFEFGGIIWERYRGKVAGVSFVHDDKALLIPEGVPDLYISVFAPADYMETVNTQGIPYYSMIEPLPFKKGMAGEAQSNPLHLCTRPRAQILLEL from the coding sequence ATGGCCGATATCGCCATTTTTGACGACGAAGCATTCAGCGTCGATTCGCTGACCGCTGCACTCAACGATCAGCCTTACTTGCCCGGACGCATCAGCGCGTTGGGGCTGTTTCGCGAGGAAGGCATCACCACCCTGACTGTTCAGATTGAAAAGGACGGCGACACCCTGGCCCTGGTGCCGGCTGGTGAGCGTGGCACGTCCGGCTTGGTGGTTGCAGGCAGCAAGCGCACCCTGATCCCTTTCAACACCGTGCACCTGCCGGAGCGCTTCACGATCAAGGCCGACGAGATCCAAGGCATCCGTGCATTCGGTACTCGTACTGAGTTGCAGGCAGTGCAGGACGTGGTCAATGCACGTCTGGCCAAGGCGCGGCGCCAGTTGGACGCCACGCACGAATTCCAGCGCATGGGTGCATTGAATGGCCAGATCCTTGATGCCGATGGGAAGACCGTACTGCTGGACCTTTATGACCGCTTCGGTGTGGATCGCCAGAAACTGTCCATGGGGTTGGCAGATTCGAGCACTGAACTGCGGGTTAAGTGCGGTGAAGCCCTGGACATGCAGGAAGACGCGCTCGGCAGTGTGACCAGCACCGGATCTCGCGCCTTCTGCGGCAAGAACTTCTGGAACAAGCTGATCGTTCACAAGTCGGTCAAAGAGACCTACCTCAACAGCCAGCAGGCAGCAGCCCTGCGTGGTGATGCTCGTGAGAGCTTCGAGTTCGGCGGCATCATCTGGGAGCGCTACCGTGGCAAGGTAGCCGGTGTGTCGTTCGTGCACGACGACAAGGCGTTGCTGATTCCCGAAGGCGTGCCGGATCTGTACATCTCGGTGTTTGCACCTGCTGACTACATGGAAACGGTCAACACCCAGGGTATTCCTTACTACAGCATGATCGAACCATTGCCGTTCAAGAAAGGCATGGCCGGAGAAGCTCAGTCCAACCCGCTGCACCTGTGCACGCGACCTCGTGCGCAGATCCTGCTGGAACTCTGA
- a CDS encoding phage terminase large subunit family protein encodes MHTEFPDGAEVYREAYFRGLRPDPDLWIDEWADEYMRIPRDTGAPEPGQYRTSRTPYAREPMRCLSPAHPCRRVVTMVASQLMKTQIALNWMGGLIHMAPSNILALLPSLGLSKRVSGRISKTIKATPVLRERVAATRSRDARNTMDTKEFEGGSLYVTTAGSAANLSELSARYIYGDEVDRWENDVGQEGDPIKLAETRATNFGRNAKIYFSSSPTIKGASRIADLFESSDQRYYYVPCPTCGHMQVLEWERLHYSKDFSTVHYECAAPECDVLIEEHHKSDMLARGEWRAHAGGDGKTVGFHLNALYSPTGWMDWAGLAVEFEDAKKAQAQGDTSLMQVFYNTRLAKVWDSALEQTKAEVLIARARMETYTLGAMPAGVLMLTGAVDVQANRLELMVMGFGVGMERWVVDHQVIWGDPADDRTWAVLDEKLKARYRHPCGVGLAILAVGVDSGGHHTDEVYQYCRVRRWRNIFAIKGASKPGRPVIAQRPSMVDVTWKGQTERNGAELWFVGTDTAKDWIYNRYPFPDGPGSLHFANDLPDEFFAQCVAERKVVRYVRGHKRIEWVKGKAERNEALDLMVYCLAMAHYLGINRYQEHDWDRVRQALAQSGLFDDALGIKPVQGERVDEGETPAPAAVRQAQAATPPAAPVAPARPPAAPHQRRSSTSGYLKRR; translated from the coding sequence ATGCACACGGAATTTCCTGACGGTGCAGAGGTGTACCGTGAGGCTTATTTCCGTGGACTGCGCCCCGATCCAGACCTTTGGATCGACGAATGGGCCGATGAGTACATGCGAATCCCGCGTGACACTGGTGCCCCTGAACCCGGCCAGTACCGCACCTCACGGACACCTTATGCCCGCGAGCCAATGCGCTGCCTGTCGCCGGCTCACCCTTGCAGACGCGTGGTCACCATGGTGGCCTCGCAGTTGATGAAAACACAGATTGCCTTGAACTGGATGGGCGGCCTGATTCACATGGCGCCGTCGAACATCCTGGCGCTGCTTCCCAGCCTTGGCCTGTCCAAGCGGGTGTCGGGGCGGATCAGCAAGACCATCAAGGCCACCCCCGTTCTGCGCGAGCGGGTCGCGGCCACCCGCTCGCGGGACGCACGCAACACGATGGACACCAAGGAATTCGAGGGTGGCTCGCTGTATGTCACCACCGCCGGTTCTGCGGCCAACCTGTCGGAGCTTTCGGCCCGCTACATCTACGGCGACGAAGTCGACCGCTGGGAGAACGATGTCGGCCAGGAGGGTGACCCCATCAAGCTGGCAGAGACGCGGGCGACCAACTTCGGTCGCAACGCCAAGATTTACTTCTCCAGCTCGCCGACGATCAAAGGCGCCTCGCGGATCGCCGATCTGTTCGAATCTAGCGACCAGCGCTACTACTACGTGCCATGCCCTACCTGCGGTCATATGCAAGTGCTGGAATGGGAACGGCTGCACTACAGCAAGGACTTCAGCACTGTGCATTACGAGTGTGCAGCACCTGAGTGCGACGTGCTGATCGAGGAGCACCACAAGAGCGACATGCTTGCCCGAGGCGAGTGGCGTGCTCATGCCGGTGGCGACGGCAAAACCGTTGGTTTTCACCTCAATGCACTGTACTCGCCGACCGGCTGGATGGATTGGGCCGGCCTAGCCGTGGAGTTTGAAGACGCCAAAAAAGCTCAGGCCCAAGGCGACACGAGCCTGATGCAGGTGTTCTACAACACCCGTCTGGCCAAGGTCTGGGACAGCGCACTCGAACAGACCAAGGCGGAAGTGCTCATCGCCCGGGCGCGGATGGAGACCTACACCCTCGGCGCGATGCCGGCCGGCGTGCTGATGCTGACCGGCGCCGTCGACGTTCAGGCCAATCGCCTGGAGCTGATGGTGATGGGCTTTGGCGTCGGCATGGAACGCTGGGTGGTCGATCACCAGGTCATTTGGGGCGATCCAGCAGACGACCGCACCTGGGCTGTGCTGGACGAGAAACTCAAGGCGCGTTACCGGCATCCTTGCGGTGTCGGGCTGGCGATTCTCGCCGTCGGCGTCGACTCCGGCGGTCACCACACCGATGAGGTCTACCAGTACTGTCGCGTGCGCCGCTGGCGCAACATCTTCGCTATCAAGGGCGCAAGCAAGCCGGGCCGACCGGTGATTGCACAGCGCCCGTCCATGGTTGACGTGACGTGGAAGGGGCAGACCGAACGCAACGGCGCCGAGCTGTGGTTCGTCGGTACCGACACCGCCAAGGACTGGATCTACAACCGCTACCCGTTCCCGGACGGGCCGGGTTCGCTGCACTTTGCCAACGACCTGCCGGATGAATTCTTCGCTCAGTGCGTCGCCGAACGCAAAGTCGTGCGGTACGTGCGCGGTCACAAACGCATCGAATGGGTGAAGGGCAAGGCAGAGCGCAACGAAGCGCTCGACCTGATGGTGTATTGCCTCGCGATGGCGCATTACCTCGGCATCAACCGCTACCAGGAACACGATTGGGATCGGGTGCGTCAGGCGCTGGCCCAGTCCGGTCTGTTCGACGATGCCCTGGGCATCAAGCCGGTTCAGGGGGAGCGCGTCGATGAAGGCGAAACACCTGCGCCTGCGGCTGTGCGACAGGCTCAAGCCGCAACACCACCTGCTGCACCAGTCGCTCCAGCGCGACCCCCTGCTGCACCACATCAACGCCGCAGTTCCACCAGCGGTTACCTGAAGAGACGCTGA
- a CDS encoding head decoration protein: MTIKREPMHAGEFLLSEGAGTISREAINVAAGHALEPGQILGLVTASSEFAPYNPTAEDGTENAIAILYGPLGESDVVRRGRAVVRLAEVSEAHLTGLDLAAEKALATHFVIVR; the protein is encoded by the coding sequence ATGACCATCAAACGCGAACCGATGCATGCAGGTGAGTTCCTGCTGTCCGAGGGCGCCGGGACCATCTCGCGAGAAGCAATCAACGTTGCCGCCGGTCACGCACTGGAGCCGGGTCAGATCCTCGGCCTGGTGACCGCGAGCAGTGAGTTCGCCCCGTACAACCCGACCGCCGAAGACGGCACGGAAAACGCCATCGCCATTCTCTACGGCCCGCTCGGTGAGTCGGATGTCGTTCGTCGCGGGCGCGCCGTGGTGCGTTTGGCCGAAGTCAGCGAAGCACACCTGACCGGTCTGGATCTGGCCGCCGAGAAAGCACTCGCCACTCATTTCGTGATCGTCCGCTAA
- a CDS encoding phage holin family protein → MTNEQQALAEMPIWLVIVLALVGGVSGEMWRADKDGARGWALLRRLALRSGACIVCGVTAMMLMIAAGMSLWTAGALGCLTAMAGADVAIGLYERWAAKRLGVCEVPPTGGEQG, encoded by the coding sequence ATGACGAATGAGCAACAAGCACTGGCAGAAATGCCGATCTGGTTAGTAATCGTCCTGGCTCTGGTCGGTGGCGTATCGGGGGAAATGTGGCGGGCGGACAAGGATGGGGCGCGGGGCTGGGCGTTGTTGCGCAGGCTCGCGCTTCGGTCTGGTGCCTGCATTGTTTGCGGGGTGACGGCGATGATGTTGATGATCGCCGCCGGGATGTCGCTGTGGACGGCGGGCGCCTTGGGATGCCTGACAGCGATGGCGGGCGCGGATGTTGCCATCGGGTTGTACGAACGATGGGCCGCGAAACGGCTGGGCGTCTGCGAAGTGCCGCCAACCGGGGGCGAACAGGGGTGA